A genomic stretch from Vibrio cortegadensis includes:
- a CDS encoding DUF3693 domain-containing protein — MYANQLIDAYKKAQNYVQDKQIAHDLHLSPQKMSKIRKGVRQLTDEEAIFLAENSGIDPELALLGCHADRNENPAIKGMWESIAKKYNGLGLSGISMACGTLVLSLAAFEAESSPLSRCVLYLLC, encoded by the coding sequence ATGTATGCCAATCAGCTAATAGATGCCTATAAAAAGGCGCAAAACTACGTACAAGACAAACAAATTGCCCACGACTTGCACTTGTCACCGCAGAAGATGAGTAAAATTAGAAAAGGCGTTCGTCAACTTACTGATGAAGAAGCAATTTTTCTGGCAGAGAATTCAGGAATAGATCCAGAATTGGCATTGTTAGGATGTCACGCAGACCGCAATGAAAACCCAGCGATTAAGGGTATGTGGGAAAGCATAGCAAAAAAGTATAACGGTCTTGGATTGTCTGGAATTTCAATGGCTTGTGGGACATTGGTACTAAGTTTAGCAGCGTTTGAGGCCGAATCTTCTCCGCTATCTCGGTGCGTATTATATTTGTTATGTTAA
- the galE gene encoding UDP-glucose 4-epimerase GalE, whose product MKILVTGGMGYIGSHTCIQMLEAGMTPVIFDNLYNSKQSVLERIEKVSGVRPKFIQGDIRDKALLIDVLKENEIQGVIHFAGLKAVGESVQKPLEYYDNNVNGTLVLVDAMREADVKTIIFSSSATVYGDPASVPITEDFPTSATNPYGRSKLMVEECLADFQKVNPDWSITLLRYFNPVGSHPSGELGEDPQGIPNNLMPFVSQVAVGRREFLSIFGGDYPTKDGTGVRDYIHVMDLADGHIAALQKKANQPDLHIYNLGTGNGSSVLDMVSAFEKASGKKVPYKLVERRAGDIAECWADPSKAITELDWNASRTLDQMTADTWNWQSKNPDGFPD is encoded by the coding sequence ATGAAAATATTAGTAACAGGCGGAATGGGTTACATCGGTAGTCATACCTGTATCCAAATGCTAGAAGCTGGGATGACCCCCGTCATATTTGATAACCTTTATAATAGCAAACAGAGCGTTCTAGAGCGTATCGAGAAAGTATCGGGCGTTCGTCCTAAATTTATTCAAGGCGATATTCGAGATAAAGCACTGCTTATTGATGTGTTGAAAGAGAATGAGATACAAGGCGTAATCCACTTTGCAGGCCTTAAGGCTGTTGGCGAATCAGTGCAAAAACCACTGGAATACTACGACAACAATGTAAATGGAACTCTAGTCCTTGTTGACGCGATGCGTGAAGCCGATGTTAAGACTATAATCTTCAGCTCATCGGCTACCGTTTATGGTGATCCTGCATCAGTGCCGATTACCGAAGATTTCCCGACCAGTGCAACTAACCCATACGGTCGAAGCAAACTGATGGTTGAAGAGTGTTTGGCTGACTTCCAGAAAGTAAACCCAGATTGGAGCATCACGCTATTACGTTATTTTAATCCTGTTGGTTCGCACCCATCAGGTGAGTTAGGCGAAGATCCGCAAGGCATTCCAAATAACCTAATGCCATTTGTTTCTCAAGTTGCTGTCGGCCGTCGTGAATTCCTCTCTATTTTCGGAGGAGACTACCCAACGAAAGATGGCACAGGGGTTCGTGATTACATTCATGTCATGGATCTTGCTGACGGGCATATTGCGGCACTGCAGAAAAAGGCAAATCAGCCTGATTTGCATATCTATAATCTTGGAACTGGCAATGGTTCTAGTGTATTGGATATGGTCTCTGCTTTTGAAAAGGCGTCAGGCAAGAAGGTTCCTTATAAACTTGTCGAAAGGCGAGCTGGGGATATTGCAGAATGTTGGGCAGATCCAAGCAAAGCGATAACCGAGTTAGACTGGAATGCTAGTCGTACTTTAGATCAAATGACCGCAGATACTTGGAATTGGCAGTCTAAGAACCCTGATGGTTTCCCTGATTAA
- a CDS encoding 5-oxoprolinase subunit B family protein: MRPDSYTINPVAECSVMLRFELPITAQSLALVGYTANLIRYQFQTSIMNVTPSYCSILVDYLPYRISESQIIAQLHELMLNTDEHQPSKLSPKTITLPTYYSHRVGPDISRYESIGITLETLIDLHTSDVYSVSAIGFAPSFAFLSGLNEKLKLPRLETPRVYVQKGSVGIADRQTAVYPNHSPGGWNIIGNCPLELYRPDSAEICPFNIGDSVKFESIDESTFLSLGGVIKEADKQ; encoded by the coding sequence TTGCGACCTGATTCCTATACCATCAACCCCGTTGCTGAATGCAGTGTTATGCTGCGATTTGAATTACCCATAACGGCCCAATCACTCGCGCTGGTTGGTTACACCGCGAATTTAATTCGTTATCAGTTTCAAACGTCGATAATGAACGTTACCCCATCGTACTGTTCCATTTTAGTTGATTATCTACCTTACCGAATTTCAGAATCTCAAATCATCGCTCAGTTACACGAGTTGATGTTAAACACAGATGAACATCAACCCTCAAAACTTAGCCCCAAAACCATCACCCTTCCGACCTACTATTCGCATAGAGTTGGCCCTGACATCAGCCGATACGAAAGTATTGGAATCACTCTTGAAACTCTGATTGACCTACATACCTCTGATGTATATTCGGTTAGCGCCATAGGCTTCGCTCCTAGCTTTGCTTTTTTGTCTGGGTTAAATGAGAAATTAAAGCTACCAAGGTTAGAAACGCCACGCGTGTATGTTCAAAAAGGCAGTGTTGGTATTGCTGATAGGCAGACCGCGGTGTATCCAAATCATTCTCCTGGTGGATGGAATATCATTGGCAATTGCCCACTTGAATTATACCGCCCAGACTCAGCTGAAATTTGCCCATTTAATATCGGTGATAGCGTTAAATTTGAATCCATTGATGAATCGACATTCTTATCATTAGGCGGTGTGATTAAAGAGGCTGACAAACAATGA
- a CDS encoding D-alanine--D-alanine ligase, translated as MTSTNILLLCGGGSSEHEVSLVSANYLQQELESVSDFNVTHVEITDDGWIEKSGDRVHLDLHTGELCSESTKTKIDFIVPCIHGFPGETGDIQSMFELSGIPYLGCGPEASSNSFNKITSKLWYDALGIKNTPYLFLSANNDESLRKATLAFEKWGKVFVKAARQGSSVGCYSVTKIDELLPAISNAFNYSEQVLIEMSVTPRELEVAAYEMDGKIYISKPGEVIAPNGEFYTYEEKYSSDSHSVTEIEASNLSESQIAEIQQSALRVFTQMKLRHLSRIDFFLTSDNEIYLNEVNTFPGMTPISMFPKMVEHNGHTFKSFLESCVRNSLAN; from the coding sequence ATGACTAGTACAAACATCCTTTTATTGTGTGGCGGAGGCTCTTCTGAGCATGAAGTCTCACTCGTTTCAGCTAACTATCTACAACAAGAGTTAGAAAGCGTTTCTGATTTCAATGTTACCCATGTTGAAATAACAGATGACGGCTGGATAGAGAAGAGTGGCGACAGAGTTCATTTAGATTTACATACTGGCGAATTATGCTCAGAAAGTACAAAGACTAAAATAGATTTCATTGTACCTTGTATCCACGGTTTCCCTGGTGAAACGGGTGACATCCAGTCGATGTTTGAATTGTCTGGGATCCCATACTTAGGTTGCGGACCTGAAGCAAGCAGCAATAGCTTTAATAAAATCACCTCAAAGCTTTGGTATGATGCATTAGGCATCAAAAACACGCCATATCTTTTCTTATCAGCAAATAATGATGAGAGCCTTCGTAAAGCCACTTTAGCTTTCGAAAAGTGGGGCAAAGTTTTTGTAAAAGCAGCAAGACAGGGATCATCTGTTGGTTGTTACAGTGTGACTAAAATTGACGAATTGCTTCCTGCAATCAGCAATGCATTTAATTATTCAGAGCAGGTGTTGATTGAAATGTCTGTCACACCACGTGAACTTGAAGTTGCCGCCTATGAGATGGATGGAAAAATTTATATTTCTAAGCCCGGTGAAGTTATCGCTCCAAATGGCGAGTTCTATACCTACGAAGAAAAATACAGTTCAGATAGCCACTCCGTTACTGAAATCGAAGCATCGAATTTATCAGAGTCTCAAATAGCTGAGATTCAACAAAGTGCTCTACGCGTATTTACACAGATGAAATTGCGCCATTTGTCACGGATTGATTTTTTCTTAACCTCAGATAATGAAATCTATCTAAATGAAGTCAATACATTTCCTGGAATGACGCCGATATCAATGTTCCCAAAGATGGTTGAACATAATGGGCACACATTTAAAAGTTTCCTAGAATCATGCGTTAGAAACAGTTTAGCCAACTAA
- a CDS encoding SPOR domain-containing protein has translation MKKIAIVSLSMLLAACVSENYVTDVTSDSYREEYKTAEVMPPVVSQGVPAMSVTEENVDKNVVKMSPASNAEMNVVQQTPVKQQASVIITPPTKKQAMMNPRFGYTIQVVAVGSQSKVDQFSSKLPRSNQPIWENYKVVNGTKWYTVLYGDYATKLDAKTAIQSLPTEFKQLKPFVKSIDAIKNSEFPTLNKLN, from the coding sequence ATGAAAAAAATTGCGATTGTTAGCTTATCAATGCTCTTAGCTGCATGTGTTTCTGAAAACTATGTAACAGACGTAACTTCAGACAGTTACCGCGAAGAGTATAAAACTGCTGAAGTGATGCCTCCTGTGGTATCTCAAGGTGTTCCTGCGATGAGTGTTACTGAAGAAAATGTGGATAAAAACGTGGTCAAAATGTCTCCAGCATCTAATGCCGAGATGAACGTTGTTCAGCAAACTCCAGTTAAGCAGCAAGCGTCTGTGATCATCACACCTCCGACGAAAAAGCAGGCAATGATGAATCCAAGGTTTGGTTATACCATTCAAGTGGTTGCAGTTGGAAGTCAGTCAAAAGTGGACCAGTTTTCAAGTAAGTTGCCTAGAAGTAATCAGCCAATTTGGGAAAACTATAAAGTTGTTAATGGAACAAAATGGTACACCGTACTATACGGTGACTACGCGACAAAACTTGATGCTAAAACAGCAATCCAGTCGCTGCCAACTGAATTCAAACAGCTTAAGCCTTTCGTTAAGAGTATCGACGCAATCAAAAACTCTGAGTTCCCAACTCTAAACAAGTTGAATTAA
- a CDS encoding 5-oxoprolinase subunit C family protein, whose amino-acid sequence MNTIKINKPGQLSLIQDFGRFGLSQHGITQGGPVDDYAYSWANYLLGNTVNLATLEITLGQAEFQVQNDCLLAICGGDLQAKLDGVAIDNWSSFAAYKGQMLTFGLPFNGLRSYLAIKGGFITPAQLGSCSTVVRDKLGGVHSDGLPLSSDDELHFHLHEVKNFKPVSLTFRFKPDYNLPLNLRVIEGYQCDDFSAEAKHSFYSNKFTVDQNSDRMGYRLSGTMISTPYNGILSEGIALGAVQVPSDGQPIILLNDRQTIGGYPKLGCVARIDLPRLAQAKPGQQVQFTRGDRLGLQDVWCQWANFFGY is encoded by the coding sequence ATGAACACGATAAAAATCAATAAACCAGGCCAGCTTAGCTTAATTCAAGACTTCGGGCGCTTTGGCCTATCACAACACGGCATCACACAAGGTGGCCCTGTTGATGACTATGCGTATAGCTGGGCAAATTATTTATTGGGAAATACTGTCAATTTAGCCACCCTAGAAATTACTCTCGGTCAGGCTGAATTTCAAGTTCAAAATGACTGCCTTCTTGCTATTTGTGGTGGTGATCTCCAAGCAAAGCTTGATGGAGTGGCGATTGATAATTGGAGTAGTTTTGCGGCTTACAAAGGACAAATGCTCACTTTTGGGCTTCCATTCAATGGACTGAGAAGTTATCTGGCCATCAAAGGAGGATTCATTACCCCAGCTCAATTAGGCAGTTGCTCTACCGTTGTGAGAGATAAACTCGGAGGTGTCCATTCTGATGGTTTGCCCCTTAGCTCTGACGATGAATTGCATTTTCATCTTCATGAAGTCAAAAATTTTAAGCCCGTTAGCCTCACATTTCGATTCAAACCAGACTACAACTTACCCTTAAATTTACGAGTCATTGAAGGTTACCAATGTGATGACTTTTCGGCTGAAGCGAAGCATAGTTTTTATTCGAATAAGTTTACGGTGGATCAAAACTCAGATCGCATGGGTTATCGATTATCTGGAACGATGATATCTACACCTTACAATGGAATACTATCAGAAGGGATCGCTCTCGGGGCGGTTCAAGTTCCAAGCGATGGACAGCCAATAATCTTACTTAATGATAGACAAACGATTGGTGGCTACCCGAAACTAGGCTGTGTCGCAAGAATTGACTTACCCCGACTGGCACAAGCGAAACCGGGACAACAAGTTCAATTTACTCGTGGTGATCGGCTTGGATTACAGGATGTATGGTGTCAGTGGGCAAATTTCTTTGGATACTAA
- a CDS encoding DUF3319 domain-containing protein yields the protein MAITNYKGFNIQSANNSSNVWQVKIKNHVLTGSLVAVKKSVDWWCDTASIIDPKEFASIGQNHSEAVAPGQSENFNGYLLKNDSGEANAWYCMFNNRLIKGSKIAIQKHIEAYLIAKQKAQQQQTTGQRK from the coding sequence ATGGCTATTACAAATTACAAAGGCTTCAACATACAGTCTGCAAATAACTCTAGTAACGTGTGGCAAGTTAAGATTAAAAACCACGTTCTAACGGGCAGCTTAGTGGCGGTTAAAAAGAGTGTTGATTGGTGGTGTGACACCGCTTCAATTATTGACCCAAAGGAATTTGCTTCAATAGGGCAAAATCATTCAGAGGCTGTTGCTCCAGGTCAAAGTGAAAACTTCAATGGTTATCTGCTGAAGAACGATTCAGGCGAGGCGAATGCTTGGTACTGTATGTTCAATAACCGTCTAATCAAAGGCTCGAAAATCGCAATTCAAAAACATATTGAAGCTTATCTGATTGCAAAGCAGAAAGCTCAACAGCAACAAACAACAGGTCAACGGAAATAA
- a CDS encoding 5-oxoprolinase subunit PxpA, translating to MRVLISLNRPKITLNCDMGESFGHWTMGADEQIMPWVDMANIACGFHASDPQVMAKTIALAKHYHVDVGAHPAYYDLQGFGRRSIPHTCAQITELVAYQVGALLGIAKLKSAKIKYVKPHGALYNDMIADKAIFEAIVEAVSLFGLPLMTLATPNNQIYLDIADKYDVPLLFEAFADRAYQTNGSLVPRNQTGAVYHNADDIFNQAMQLSNYGSVTTLSGETLQLEVDTLCVHGDNPTSIALIQRLSQALTQT from the coding sequence ATGCGAGTGTTAATCTCCTTGAATAGACCAAAGATAACGTTAAATTGTGACATGGGTGAAAGCTTCGGACATTGGACAATGGGGGCTGATGAACAAATCATGCCTTGGGTTGATATGGCCAATATTGCTTGTGGATTTCATGCTTCAGATCCCCAAGTAATGGCAAAAACCATAGCATTAGCAAAACACTACCACGTTGATGTTGGTGCTCATCCCGCTTACTACGATTTGCAAGGGTTTGGCCGACGTTCCATCCCCCACACGTGCGCGCAAATTACCGAATTGGTGGCTTATCAAGTGGGCGCGTTACTCGGTATCGCAAAGCTTAAAAGTGCGAAGATAAAATACGTAAAACCCCATGGCGCTCTTTATAACGATATGATCGCAGACAAGGCGATATTTGAAGCGATTGTAGAAGCCGTTTCTCTTTTTGGTTTACCCCTTATGACGCTTGCGACACCAAACAATCAAATTTATCTCGATATTGCAGATAAATACGATGTTCCACTGCTTTTCGAAGCTTTCGCGGATCGCGCATATCAAACGAACGGCTCACTTGTACCAAGAAATCAAACAGGTGCGGTTTATCATAATGCGGATGATATTTTTAACCAAGCGATGCAGTTATCCAATTACGGTAGCGTAACCACATTGAGTGGCGAAACATTACAATTAGAAGTAGATACGCTCTGTGTGCATGGAGATAATCCCACGTCCATTGCACTGATTCAAAGATTAAGCCAAGCACTCACACAAACGTAA
- a CDS encoding LysR family transcriptional regulator → MQSPITLEALHILDAIERRGSFAAAANELDRAPSSLSYQIQKLEQDLDIMIFDRSGHKAAFTDAGNLILERGRQILSATEKLVSDATILANGWELDITIAFDGIIPVSNFFKLVDELGKISKTRIRLQEEILAGCWESLVTDRADLLICPRLATIPQEMKTEDIGKMEMMWVAATDHYIHKRKGEFDQAAREKYRVIAIADTARDQPAISVNILEKQPRLTVTNFQAKLDALITGLGIGTLPVQVAQPLIENGQLKQIEGSETRKIDLVLAWKRSNIGEAKSWCIQYLKRNWSLV, encoded by the coding sequence ATGCAAAGTCCAATTACACTAGAAGCATTACACATACTTGATGCGATTGAACGCAGAGGCAGTTTTGCGGCTGCAGCGAATGAGCTTGATAGAGCACCATCCTCATTGAGTTACCAGATACAGAAATTAGAACAAGATTTAGACATCATGATTTTCGATCGCTCTGGTCATAAAGCGGCGTTCACCGATGCTGGTAACCTGATCTTAGAGAGAGGTCGTCAGATTTTATCGGCTACTGAGAAGCTAGTGAGTGATGCGACTATCTTGGCCAACGGATGGGAGCTCGATATCACTATTGCGTTTGACGGCATCATCCCTGTTTCAAATTTCTTTAAATTGGTTGATGAGCTAGGGAAAATCAGCAAGACCCGCATTCGCTTACAAGAAGAGATCTTAGCGGGATGCTGGGAGTCTTTAGTCACTGATCGTGCAGACTTGTTAATTTGTCCTAGGCTTGCAACTATCCCACAAGAGATGAAAACGGAAGACATTGGTAAAATGGAAATGATGTGGGTTGCAGCTACTGATCACTATATTCACAAACGCAAAGGTGAGTTTGATCAGGCTGCGCGAGAAAAATATCGAGTGATCGCCATTGCCGATACAGCAAGAGATCAACCTGCAATCAGTGTGAATATTTTAGAGAAGCAACCTCGGTTGACTGTTACCAATTTCCAAGCAAAACTTGATGCTTTAATTACAGGATTAGGCATCGGAACTCTTCCGGTTCAAGTTGCACAACCACTGATTGAAAATGGTCAATTAAAACAAATCGAGGGTAGTGAAACTCGCAAGATCGACCTAGTTCTGGCATGGAAACGCAGTAATATTGGTGAAGCTAAATCGTGGTGCATTCAATATCTTAAAAGAAATTGGTCACTTGTTTAG
- a CDS encoding bifunctional acetate--CoA ligase family protein/GNAT family N-acetyltransferase, whose product MNNLNQMLKPKSVAVIGASQKPFRAGSIVMKNLLQGGFEGAIMPVSPKFKSVCGVLAYKDIPSLPIVPDIAILCTHATRNTQLFTELANKKIPVVIVLSSDMHLIGSSGQTISDECSTIAKENNIRLLGPNSLGLILPWINFNCSFSPVTALRGKIAFVSQSAAVCTTILDWANDKQIGFSAFISIGNGVDIDFAELLDNLSVDSHTEAILLYVDTIKDARRFMSAARAASRNKRILVLKAGTTSAGKIAAKAHTGGDDTLDIIYDSAIRRTGMLRVKNTHELFAAVETLTHAVPLRGERLAVMTNGGGPAIMAVDTLFNRGGKLATLNEQTISTLDGLLPYSWSKNNPIDMMGDADKTRYVNTLNTLLDSDDIDAILIMHSPSAVAHSMETAQAVIDAIKAHPRHKRFNILTNWTGEQTAKPARQLFTQAGIPTYRTPESSVVAFMHLVEYRRNQKQLMETPTTAEHVDLSKVELARRWIGDQLLQSNDSLDTHQISPLLNHYGLSTLPTWIASDPIESVHIAEKIGYPVAVKLRSPDIAHKSDVQGVVLSLRNSTEVANAAQAILDRTQLSYPTANIHGLLIQGMAKLAGGQELRIKVKTDPIFGPVILLGQGGSEWDESIDAAAALPPLNMTLARYLIVRAIKEGNIRLQKLPEPINIDGLSEFLVRISQMIVDCPEIHQLDIHPLLANGDEFVILDADLSLKPYVGDAQQRLAIRPYPIESEEIILTKDDRRILLRPILPEDEPLHADFIKNVSKEDLYKRFFSDVGEFNHEALANFTQIDYDREMAFVAVENFSSDPKIIGVSRALINPDNTDAEFAILIRSDLKGIGLGKLLMTKIITYCESKGTGQISGMTMPTNRGMLMLAQKLGFELDVHFEDGTADMVLVLNK is encoded by the coding sequence ATGAACAATCTCAATCAAATGCTAAAGCCAAAATCGGTTGCGGTCATCGGCGCTTCGCAAAAACCATTTAGAGCGGGCTCTATTGTGATGAAAAATCTACTGCAAGGTGGGTTTGAAGGCGCCATCATGCCCGTCTCTCCGAAATTTAAGTCGGTTTGTGGGGTTCTTGCTTATAAAGATATTCCATCCCTTCCTATCGTGCCTGATATTGCCATTTTGTGTACTCATGCCACACGTAACACTCAGTTATTCACCGAATTAGCGAATAAAAAAATTCCTGTTGTGATAGTACTTTCTTCGGATATGCACCTCATTGGCAGTAGTGGCCAAACAATAAGTGATGAGTGTTCAACTATTGCGAAGGAAAATAATATTCGACTGCTTGGTCCTAACAGTTTAGGGTTGATTCTTCCTTGGATAAATTTCAATTGTTCCTTTTCCCCTGTCACCGCTCTTAGAGGCAAAATCGCTTTTGTTTCCCAATCTGCGGCGGTATGCACAACCATTCTTGATTGGGCAAATGATAAGCAGATTGGTTTTTCTGCCTTTATCTCTATTGGTAATGGCGTTGATATCGATTTCGCCGAGCTTCTCGATAACTTAAGTGTTGATAGCCATACCGAGGCTATTTTGCTCTATGTCGATACAATTAAAGATGCACGAAGATTTATGTCAGCAGCTCGTGCTGCATCAAGGAATAAACGAATTCTAGTTCTCAAAGCGGGTACCACGAGTGCCGGTAAAATTGCAGCAAAAGCTCATACTGGTGGGGATGATACGTTAGACATCATTTATGACTCAGCGATTAGAAGAACAGGCATGCTACGAGTAAAGAATACTCATGAATTGTTTGCTGCAGTTGAAACCTTAACTCATGCCGTACCTTTACGTGGCGAACGTTTGGCGGTAATGACCAATGGTGGTGGCCCTGCCATTATGGCTGTTGATACCTTATTCAACCGAGGCGGAAAGTTAGCGACTTTAAATGAGCAAACAATATCAACGCTTGATGGTCTATTGCCATATAGCTGGTCCAAAAACAATCCAATAGACATGATGGGGGATGCGGATAAAACTCGCTATGTTAATACGTTAAATACTCTGCTCGATAGCGATGATATTGACGCGATTCTTATCATGCATAGCCCCTCTGCGGTTGCTCATTCAATGGAGACAGCGCAAGCCGTCATTGACGCAATTAAAGCTCATCCACGTCATAAACGATTCAATATATTGACTAATTGGACTGGCGAACAAACCGCTAAACCCGCAAGGCAGTTGTTCACTCAGGCCGGAATACCAACCTATAGAACCCCTGAAAGTTCCGTCGTGGCATTTATGCATTTAGTCGAATACCGACGAAACCAAAAGCAATTAATGGAAACCCCAACCACAGCGGAACATGTTGATTTGAGTAAAGTTGAACTAGCTCGTCGTTGGATCGGTGATCAATTGCTGCAGAGTAACGATTCTTTGGATACTCATCAGATCAGCCCCTTACTCAACCATTATGGCTTATCCACCCTGCCAACTTGGATTGCTTCAGATCCGATTGAATCTGTCCATATCGCAGAGAAAATCGGTTACCCTGTAGCGGTCAAACTGCGCTCTCCTGATATTGCACATAAATCAGATGTTCAAGGCGTGGTACTGAGTTTAAGAAACAGCACAGAAGTAGCAAATGCTGCACAAGCTATATTGGATCGTACTCAACTCTCCTATCCTACAGCCAATATACACGGCCTTCTTATCCAAGGGATGGCAAAATTAGCCGGCGGGCAAGAACTGAGGATTAAGGTTAAAACTGACCCCATTTTTGGCCCTGTCATCTTACTTGGACAAGGGGGATCAGAGTGGGACGAATCAATTGATGCTGCGGCTGCGCTTCCTCCTTTGAACATGACCCTGGCGCGTTATCTCATCGTCCGAGCGATCAAAGAAGGCAATATTCGTCTACAAAAATTACCTGAACCAATTAACATCGATGGGCTCTCAGAGTTCCTCGTTAGGATTTCTCAAATGATTGTGGATTGCCCTGAGATCCATCAACTGGACATACATCCACTATTAGCTAATGGGGATGAGTTTGTGATCCTGGATGCTGACTTGTCGTTGAAACCATATGTTGGTGATGCACAGCAACGTTTAGCCATTCGACCTTACCCTATTGAATCTGAAGAAATCATTTTAACTAAAGACGATCGACGTATTTTATTAAGGCCAATTCTGCCTGAAGACGAGCCCCTTCATGCCGATTTTATTAAAAATGTATCGAAAGAAGATCTGTATAAGCGATTTTTTAGTGATGTTGGCGAGTTCAACCACGAAGCTTTAGCAAACTTTACACAGATAGATTATGACCGTGAGATGGCATTTGTCGCTGTAGAAAACTTTTCAAGTGATCCAAAGATCATCGGCGTCTCTAGAGCCTTAATTAATCCAGATAATACTGATGCTGAATTTGCTATTTTGATCCGTTCAGATCTTAAAGGGATCGGTCTAGGTAAGTTATTAATGACAAAGATCATTACCTACTGTGAATCTAAAGGGACTGGCCAAATATCAGGAATGACGATGCCTACAAATAGAGGCATGTTGATGCTAGCTCAAAAACTAGGATTTGAGCTAGATGTACATTTTGAAGATGGGACGGCTGATATGGTTTTGGTGCTAAACAAGTGA
- the yciH gene encoding stress response translation initiation inhibitor YciH — MSLVYSTDIGRIKQEETKAERPKGDGIVRIQRQTKGRKGKGVCIISGLDLDDAPLKILAAELKKVCGCGGSVKDGTIEIQGDARDKIKAHLEKKGHTVKLAGG; from the coding sequence ATGAGTTTAGTATATTCAACTGATATTGGTCGTATCAAACAGGAAGAAACAAAAGCTGAGCGCCCTAAAGGTGATGGCATTGTACGTATACAACGTCAAACCAAAGGTCGTAAAGGCAAAGGTGTTTGTATTATTTCAGGCTTGGATCTGGACGATGCGCCGTTAAAGATTTTAGCTGCAGAATTAAAGAAAGTATGTGGCTGTGGCGGTTCTGTGAAAGACGGTACGATTGAGATTCAAGGCGACGCACGTGACAAAATCAAAGCGCACCTTGAGAAAAAAGGCCATACAGTCAAATTGGCCGGTGGCTAA